The following are encoded together in the Candidatus Eisenbacteria bacterium genome:
- a CDS encoding acyl-ACP desaturase, whose protein sequence is MSQPSPEFDLLSRIELLADLEPFVDDLIQQHEAKRELWFPSDLFGEEEQENPETWGQRIRKLAEGLPDPCRIAIALNLITEEGLPHFHRLLAVHFGDETFWRKWNNLWTAEEDRHGAVLHDYCRETRILHTRTLEKLQFEYLRGGFHPQWDRDPYRVFVYTTLQERATQMSHAGTGRICAEYEPKVDYILKNIAADEARHYSFYRQVFAEVIKRDPDRALESAALVMPAIDMPGISMPGFKEFADVVRRSGIYGPRDYLKIVQDQIRFWQIESLTGLRESGRVAQEKILQIPRRLEKIAEYVENKSRSKTFSFELVFQREFALD, encoded by the coding sequence GTGAGCCAGCCCTCGCCCGAGTTCGACCTGTTGTCCCGCATCGAATTGCTCGCCGACCTCGAACCGTTCGTCGACGACCTCATTCAGCAGCACGAGGCCAAGCGCGAACTGTGGTTTCCGAGCGATCTGTTCGGCGAAGAGGAGCAGGAGAATCCCGAGACCTGGGGCCAGCGCATTCGCAAGCTGGCGGAAGGGCTTCCGGACCCGTGCCGCATCGCGATCGCCCTCAACCTGATCACCGAGGAAGGGCTGCCGCACTTTCACCGACTGCTCGCGGTGCATTTCGGCGACGAGACGTTCTGGCGCAAGTGGAACAACCTGTGGACCGCCGAGGAGGATCGTCACGGGGCGGTGCTGCACGACTACTGCCGCGAGACGCGAATCCTGCATACCCGCACGCTCGAGAAGCTGCAGTTCGAGTACCTGCGTGGCGGCTTCCACCCGCAGTGGGACCGTGATCCGTACCGCGTGTTCGTCTACACCACGCTTCAGGAGCGGGCCACTCAGATGTCGCATGCCGGCACCGGCCGGATCTGCGCCGAGTACGAGCCGAAGGTCGACTACATCCTGAAGAACATCGCCGCAGACGAGGCTCGTCACTACTCGTTCTATCGCCAGGTCTTCGCCGAAGTGATCAAGCGCGACCCCGATCGAGCACTCGAGTCGGCGGCGCTCGTGATGCCCGCGATCGACATGCCCGGCATCTCGATGCCGGGCTTCAAGGAATTCGCCGACGTGGTGCGGCGGTCGGGCATCTACGGTCCGCGTGACTACCTCAAGATCGTCCAGGACCAGATTCGCTTCTGGCAGATCGAGAGTCTGACCGGACTGCGCGAGAGCGGGCGCGTCGCCCAGGAAAAAATCCTCCAGATCCCACGCCGTCTCGAGAAGATCGCCGAATACGTCGAGAACAAGAGTCGATCGAAGACGTTCTCATTCGAGCTGGTGTTCCAGCGCGAATTCGCGCTGGATTGA
- the fabF gene encoding beta-ketoacyl-ACP synthase II, with translation MHDRVVVTGLGVAAPVGTGVEACWDALINGRSGIGPITRFDASGLRSRIAGEVLDLDAEARVSSKVLKRSARFTQLALVAALEAVADAGLAEGAERENVAVVAGSGIGGFEYLNREHAVFLENGPGRFAPLTVPIIIPNMAAGAIAMETGCRGPNLCLATACASGANSLGTALDLIRNRRCDVAIAGGAESTISAFAIDGYCQLRALSTRNDSPTTASRPFSASRDGFVIAEGAGFLMLERESLARSRGARIYCELAGYGATGDGYHMTAPDPEGRGAVRAMRAALADAGLAPDAIEVINAHGTSTPLNDATETRAIHEVFGAHAPRLAVHSTKSMTGHALGGSCAIEAVVAVLTLTRGVIHPTVNLHELDPQCDLDYVPNVAREARVATVMSNAFGFGGHNAVLVFRALGTPA, from the coding sequence GTGCACGATCGCGTGGTGGTGACCGGCCTCGGCGTCGCGGCCCCGGTCGGAACCGGCGTCGAAGCGTGCTGGGATGCATTGATCAACGGCCGAAGCGGGATCGGGCCGATTACGCGATTCGACGCCTCGGGGCTGCGCAGCCGCATCGCCGGCGAAGTGCTGGATCTGGACGCCGAGGCTCGCGTGTCCTCGAAGGTGCTCAAGCGCAGCGCGCGATTCACGCAGCTCGCGCTCGTGGCGGCGCTCGAGGCGGTGGCCGACGCCGGTCTCGCCGAGGGTGCGGAGCGCGAGAACGTGGCGGTGGTCGCGGGTTCCGGTATCGGTGGGTTCGAGTACCTGAATCGCGAGCACGCGGTCTTTCTCGAGAACGGCCCCGGCCGGTTCGCGCCGCTCACGGTTCCGATCATCATTCCGAACATGGCGGCGGGCGCGATCGCGATGGAAACCGGATGTCGCGGTCCCAACCTGTGTCTCGCGACCGCTTGTGCCTCGGGCGCCAATTCGCTCGGCACCGCGCTGGATCTGATTCGCAACCGACGCTGCGATGTCGCGATCGCGGGGGGGGCCGAGAGCACGATCTCGGCGTTCGCGATCGACGGCTACTGCCAGCTGCGAGCGCTCAGCACGCGCAACGACTCGCCGACCACCGCGTCGCGGCCTTTCAGCGCCTCTCGTGACGGCTTCGTGATCGCCGAGGGCGCCGGATTCCTGATGCTCGAGCGAGAGTCCCTCGCACGGTCGCGCGGCGCGCGGATCTACTGCGAGCTGGCGGGCTACGGGGCGACCGGCGATGGCTACCACATGACCGCGCCGGATCCCGAAGGTCGCGGAGCCGTCCGCGCGATGCGCGCCGCACTGGCCGACGCCGGACTCGCCCCCGATGCGATCGAGGTGATCAATGCGCATGGCACTTCGACGCCGCTCAACGATGCCACCGAGACGCGCGCGATTCACGAGGTGTTCGGCGCCCACGCGCCGCGACTCGCGGTCCACTCGACCAAGTCCATGACCGGTCACGCGCTTGGCGGCTCGTGCGCGATCGAGGCCGTGGTCGCGGTGCTCACCCTGACGCGCGGCGTGATCCATCCCACCGTCAATCTTCACGAGCTCGATCCGCAGTGCGATCTCGACTACGTGCCGAACGTCGCGCGCGAGGCGCGGGTGGCCACGGTCATGTCGAATGCATTCGGATTCGGCGGGCACAACGCCGTGCTGGTGTTTCGGGCGCTCGGGACCCCGGCCTAG
- a CDS encoding N-acetylmuramoyl-L-alanine amidase: MRSNRVTPLALATLLLLLLLLRTAPAGAVPAVTAARSFTGPTATRVVFDFSEAVAHVAPDSGRGRSVRVTVPGAPLTAGESVPRTLAIGDGVVDSVAVVTGVDGARFEAYFKDSTAFRVFGLPASEDKPYRLVIDVTRKGGAAAQAAKLEQVLETKHEDRLRIVAIDAGHGGDDAGARSTRAIGIREKDVTLAVARKLTEELNRVPGIHAVLVRDGDYFIPLRERYHIAEKMKADLFISIHCNSSRRRGSGSGTEVFFLSQRGAEDQASQDLADSENAADLVGGVPAQSEDELVNILYDVKRNSALQQSQLLAETLLDHVAEDRRLESRGIKQAGFVVLKSVEFPSVLVETAFINNPVEARLLKSPAFQSQMARQIATGVKKYFERAGIPLRSGAASTPDGSGR; this comes from the coding sequence TTGCGTTCGAACCGCGTCACTCCCCTCGCGCTCGCGACGTTGCTGCTGTTGCTGCTGTTGCTGCGGACCGCTCCGGCCGGTGCGGTGCCGGCGGTGACGGCCGCCCGTTCGTTCACCGGGCCCACCGCGACGCGCGTGGTGTTCGATTTCAGCGAGGCGGTCGCGCACGTTGCGCCGGATTCAGGGCGCGGACGCAGTGTGCGCGTCACGGTCCCGGGCGCCCCTCTCACCGCGGGCGAGTCGGTGCCACGCACGCTCGCGATCGGTGATGGGGTGGTGGATTCGGTCGCGGTCGTGACCGGCGTCGACGGGGCGCGATTCGAGGCCTACTTCAAGGACTCGACCGCCTTTCGCGTGTTCGGACTGCCGGCCTCCGAGGACAAGCCCTACCGGCTGGTGATCGACGTGACCCGAAAGGGCGGCGCGGCCGCTCAAGCCGCGAAGCTCGAGCAGGTGCTCGAAACCAAACACGAGGACCGGCTCCGCATCGTCGCGATCGATGCCGGTCATGGCGGCGACGACGCCGGTGCCCGCTCGACGCGCGCAATCGGCATCCGCGAGAAAGACGTGACGCTCGCGGTGGCCCGCAAGCTCACCGAAGAACTCAACCGGGTGCCGGGCATCCATGCGGTCCTGGTGAGAGACGGGGACTATTTCATTCCGCTGCGCGAGCGGTACCACATCGCCGAGAAGATGAAGGCCGATCTCTTCATCAGCATTCACTGCAATTCGTCTCGACGACGCGGCTCGGGTAGCGGCACAGAGGTGTTCTTCCTCTCCCAGCGCGGCGCTGAAGATCAGGCGAGCCAGGACCTCGCCGATTCCGAGAACGCGGCCGACCTGGTCGGCGGCGTGCCGGCCCAGAGCGAAGACGAGCTCGTGAACATTCTTTACGACGTGAAGCGCAACTCGGCGCTGCAGCAGAGCCAGCTGCTGGCCGAGACGCTGCTCGATCACGTCGCCGAAGATCGCCGGCTCGAATCGCGCGGCATCAAACAGGCCGGGTTCGTGGTGCTCAAGTCGGTCGAGTTCCCATCGGTGCTGGTGGAGACCGCGTTCATCAATAATCCGGTCGAGGCGCGGCTGCTCAAGAGCCCGGCCTTTCAATCGCAGATGGCGCGACAGATCGCCACCGGAGTGAAGAAATACTTCGAGCGTGCCGGGATCCCGCTTCGCAGCGGCGCCGCGAGTACTCCGGACGGCTCGGGACGCTAG